The Deltaproteobacteria bacterium genome has a segment encoding these proteins:
- a CDS encoding histidine kinase: MTKPAQTRRPEDFLELVERGRRGRLKLYVGFAAGVGKTYRMLQEAHDLRRRGVDVVIAFIEPHGRAETSALIEGLEVIPRRRVDYRGVTVEEMDLEAVLLRRPTVAVVDEIPHTNVPGSRNRKRYQDVLALIDGGINVIGAMNVQHLESLNGLIERATGVVVRETVPDNFLTQADQVVNLDLTVEDLQERLRAGKIYVPEKIPWALEHFFKDQNLATLRELALREVAESLDRAGLAKGAPEVKASGRVMVALASNPPRAKTLLSRGSRMAGRLNTDWFVVYVETPDEAPTLIDSEAQRHLLGNVEKARELGAEVVRLKSDEPAQALLDFARTHGVAHVIVGRSMQPWWKQVLRGSVLTRLIREGTDFDLHVVAATDEERAA; encoded by the coding sequence CGCGAAGGCCCGAAGACTTCCTCGAGCTGGTGGAGCGCGGAAGGCGCGGCCGCCTGAAGCTGTACGTCGGTTTTGCCGCGGGCGTGGGAAAGACGTACCGCATGCTGCAGGAAGCGCACGATCTCCGCCGCCGCGGAGTGGACGTGGTGATCGCGTTTATCGAGCCCCACGGGCGCGCCGAGACATCGGCGCTGATCGAGGGGCTGGAAGTGATCCCGCGCCGCCGCGTCGACTATCGCGGCGTCACCGTGGAGGAGATGGATCTCGAGGCCGTTTTGCTTCGTCGTCCCACCGTTGCCGTCGTCGACGAGATCCCACATACGAACGTACCGGGGTCGCGGAACCGCAAACGTTACCAGGACGTGCTCGCGCTGATCGACGGGGGAATCAACGTGATCGGCGCCATGAACGTGCAGCACCTGGAATCCCTGAACGGTCTGATTGAGCGGGCGACGGGCGTCGTCGTGCGCGAGACCGTTCCCGACAACTTCCTCACGCAAGCCGACCAGGTGGTGAACCTCGATCTGACGGTCGAGGACCTGCAGGAACGCCTTCGGGCGGGAAAAATCTATGTGCCAGAGAAGATCCCCTGGGCGCTGGAGCACTTCTTCAAGGACCAGAACCTTGCCACGCTGCGCGAGCTCGCGCTGCGTGAGGTGGCGGAGAGCCTGGATCGCGCCGGCCTGGCGAAAGGAGCGCCGGAGGTGAAGGCGTCCGGACGCGTGATGGTGGCCCTGGCCTCGAATCCGCCGCGCGCGAAGACGCTGCTCTCGCGGGGCTCGCGGATGGCGGGCCGCTTGAACACCGACTGGTTCGTCGTGTACGTGGAAACGCCAGACGAAGCGCCGACCCTGATCGACTCCGAGGCGCAGCGACACCTGCTGGGAAACGTCGAAAAGGCGAGAGAACTGGGCGCGGAAGTGGTGCGGCTCAAATCGGATGAGCCCGCGCAGGCGCTGCTCGATTTCGCCCGGACGCACGGCGTGGCGCACGTCATCGTGGGGCGCTCGATGCAGCCCTGGTGGAAGCAGGTGCTGCGTGGCTCGGTCCTGACGCGGCTGATCCGCGAGGGCACCGACTTCGACCTGCACGTGGTGGCGGCGACGGATGAGGAGAGGGCGGCGTGA